One Coffea arabica cultivar ET-39 chromosome 5e, Coffea Arabica ET-39 HiFi, whole genome shotgun sequence DNA segment encodes these proteins:
- the LOC113743264 gene encoding protein NUCLEAR FUSION DEFECTIVE 6, mitochondrial isoform X3: MAISAASAAARSIFRSSSVRNAAARVTSKAKPSRSPFSSPSRTPLSHRVFGSPVEMSACVESIQPYHTATASALMTSLLTVSRCSYAWLPEDK; the protein is encoded by the exons ATGGCAATCTCTGCCGCATCTGCAGCGGCCAGATCCATTTTCCGATCATCTTCAGTCCGCAATGCCGCCGCTCGTGTCACCTCCAAAGCCAAGCCATCTCGTTCCCCCTTCTCTTCGCCTTCACGTACCCCCCTGTCTCATCGAGTTTTCGG GTCACCGGTGGAAATGAGTGCTTGTGTAGAGTCGATTCAGCCATACCACACCGCCACTGCATCGGCTTTGATGACTTCGCTGCTCACCGTCTCTCGTTGCAGCTACGCTTGGCTTCCTGAAG ATAAGTAG
- the LOC113743264 gene encoding protein NUCLEAR FUSION DEFECTIVE 6, mitochondrial isoform X2 produces the protein MAISAASAAARSIFRSSSVRNAAARVTSKAKPSRSPFSSPSRTPLSHRVFGSPVEMSACVESIQPYHTATASALMTSLLTVSRCSYAWLPEACNDDV, from the exons ATGGCAATCTCTGCCGCATCTGCAGCGGCCAGATCCATTTTCCGATCATCTTCAGTCCGCAATGCCGCCGCTCGTGTCACCTCCAAAGCCAAGCCATCTCGTTCCCCCTTCTCTTCGCCTTCACGTACCCCCCTGTCTCATCGAGTTTTCGG GTCACCGGTGGAAATGAGTGCTTGTGTAGAGTCGATTCAGCCATACCACACCGCCACTGCATCGGCTTTGATGACTTCGCTGCTCACCGTCTCTCGTTGCAGCTACGCTTGGCTTCCTGAAG CTTGCAACGATGATGTATGA
- the LOC113743264 gene encoding protein NUCLEAR FUSION DEFECTIVE 6, mitochondrial isoform X1, with amino-acid sequence MAISAASAAARSIFRSSSVRNAAARVTSKAKPSRSPFSSPSRTPLSHRVFGSPVEMSACVESIQPYHTATASALMTSLLTVSRCSYAWLPEGYDKTR; translated from the exons ATGGCAATCTCTGCCGCATCTGCAGCGGCCAGATCCATTTTCCGATCATCTTCAGTCCGCAATGCCGCCGCTCGTGTCACCTCCAAAGCCAAGCCATCTCGTTCCCCCTTCTCTTCGCCTTCACGTACCCCCCTGTCTCATCGAGTTTTCGG GTCACCGGTGGAAATGAGTGCTTGTGTAGAGTCGATTCAGCCATACCACACCGCCACTGCATCGGCTTTGATGACTTCGCTGCTCACCGTCTCTCGTTGCAGCTACGCTTGGCTTCCTGAAG GCTATGACAAGACTAGATGA
- the LOC113743380 gene encoding uncharacterized protein, protein MKVKVISRSTDEFTRERSQDLQRVFRNFDPNLRTQEKATEYVRALNAAKLEKIFARPFIGAMDGHIDTVSCMAKNPNHLKGIFSGSMDGDIRLWDLATRRTVCQFSGHQGAVRGLTASTDGRVLVSCGTDCTVRLWRVPVATVMESEESSHNSSEPLAVYVWKNAFWAVDHQWDGNLFATAGAQVDIWDHDRSQPVNSFEWGKDTVVSARFNPGEPNVLATSASDRSITIYDLRMSSPARRVVMRTKTNSISWNPMEPMNFTAANEDCNCYSYDARKLDEAKCVHQDHVSAVMDIDYSPTGREFVTGSYDRTVRIFQYNGGHSREIYHTKRMQRVFCVKFSCDASYVISGSDDTNLRLWKAKASEQLGVLLPRERKKHEYLEAVKNRYKHLPEVKRIVRHRHLPKPIYKAASLRRIMADAARRKEERRRAHSAPGSRLKEAFRKKRILQEVE, encoded by the exons ATGAAGGTGAAAGTGATATCGCGTTCCACAGATGAATTCACCCGCGAAAGAAGCCAGGACCTCCAG AGGGTTTTCCGGAATTTTGATCCCAATCTTCGAACCCAAGAGAAAGCAACTGAGTATGTCCGTGCCCTCAATGCAGCTAAACTTGAAAAG ATATTTGCGAGGCCCTTTATTGGAGCAATGGATGGGCATATTGATACAGTGTCATGTATGGCGAAAAACCCGAATCACTTAAAAGGGATTTTTTCGGGTTCTATGGATGGAG ATATACGCCTTTGGGATTTGGCTACGAG ACGAACTGTTTGCCAATTTTCTGGACACCAAGGGGCAGTACGTGGTTTAACAGCATCTACTGATGGTCGTGTTCTGGTATCATGTGGAACTGATTGCAC GGTGCGGCTTTGGAGAGTGCCTGTTGCTACTGTTATGGAGTCAGAAGAATCATCTCATAACTCATCCGAG CCTCTAGCAGTTTACGTGTGGAAGAATGCATTCTG GGCTGTTGATCATCAATGGGATGGTAACCTCTTTGCCACAGCTGGTGCTCAGGTTGATATTTGGGACCATGACAG GTCCCAGCCAGTGAACAGTTTTGAATGGGGAAAAGATACAGTTGTATCTGCTCGGTTTAATCCTGGAGAACCTAATGTACTTGCAACATCAGCCAG TGACCGAAGCATAACAATATACGATCTACGGATGTCATCCCCGGCAAGAAGGGTTGTAATGAGG ACAAAAACTAATTCTATATCATGGAATCCCATGGAGCCAATGAATTTCACAGCT GCAAATGAAGATTGCAACTGCTACAGCTATGATGCTAGAAAATTGGATGAGGCCAAGTGTGTGCATCAAGATCATGTTTCTGCAGT TATGGATATTGATTACTCACCAACTGGTCGGGAATTTGTTACTGGATCTTATGATAGAACA GTGAGAATATTCCAGTATAATGGTGGCCACAGCAGGGAAATCTATCATACTAAAAGAATGCAAAG GGTATTTTGCGTCAAGTTCAGTTGTGATGCAAGCTATGTTATTTCAGGCAGTGATGACACCAACCTTCGACTTTGGAAAGCTAAGGCATCCGAGCAATTGGGAGTT CTTTTACCGAGAGAACGTAAGAAACACGAGTATCTGGAGGCTGTCAAGAATCGTTACAAGCACCTTCCTGAAGTTAAACGTATTGTCAG GCACAGGCACTTGCCAAAACCAATATATAAGGCAGCCTCTCTCAGACGTATTATGGCTGACGCTGCAAGAAGGAAAGAAGAGAGGAGGAGAGCTCACAGTGCACCCGGAAGCAGGCTCAAAGAGGCCTTCCGCAAGAAAAGAATTCTTCAGGAAGTTGAATGA
- the LOC113688211 gene encoding uncharacterized protein codes for MAPLAKNVSILLLVLLLSSVHTEARVSKHVPIVAAPVLAPSISPAPAPAPITSEISFAPTYLEVPAPAPAPIESTDHPYGLYGGVSTVSPTKKTTTTALGNEEDEIPVEEINNERLAENNAGNRYSNGYPNNYNNNGYSNNYNNNGYSNRYNSNGYSNNYNNNGYSNRYNSNGYSNNYNSNGYSNNYNNNGYSNRYNSNGYSNNYNSNGYSNNYNNNGYSNNYNSNGYSNSAYNNNNGYSNSYRNEKQGMSDTRFLENGKYHYDVNNENLNQNGYESVKENSNAEGYYGNGEKSKYEFDSVGEYEKQQGYPGTEKYYNP; via the coding sequence ATGGCTCCCTTGGCTAAAAACGTCTCCATTCTCTTGCTTGTTCTCCTTCTTTCCTCTGTTCATACTGAGGCTAGAGTAAGCAAGCATGTCCCTATAGTGGCAGCACCAGTGCTAGCACCATCAATTTCTCCAGCACCAGCACCAGCCCCTATAACTAGTGAGATTAGCTTTGCACCCACATATCTAGAAGTTCCGGCACCAGCACCAGCACCAATTGAGAGTACTGACCATCCCTATGGCCTCTATGGCGGTGTTTCTACTGTTTCTCCTACAAAAAAGACCACGACCACGGCCCTTGGCAATGAGGAAGATGAAATTCCGGTTGAGGAAATCAACAACGAAAGGCTCGCGGAAAACAATGCCGGGAATCGATACTCCAATGGTTACCCCAACAATTACAACAACAATGGCTACTCCAACAACTACAACAATAATGGATACTCCAACAGGTACAACAGCAATGGCTACTCCAACAACTACAACAATAATGGCTACTCCAACAGGTACAACAGCAATGGCTACTCCAACAATTACAACAGCAATGGCTACTCCAACAACTACAACAATAATGGCTACTCCAACAGGTACAACAGCAATGGCTACTCCAACAATTACAACAGCAATGGCTACTCCAACAACTACAACAATAATGGCTACTCCAACAATTACAACAGCAATGGCTATTCGAATTCAGCCTACAATAACAACAATGGATATAGCAATAGCTACAGGAATGAGAAACAAGGGATGAGCGACACAAGGTTCTTGGAGAATGGTAAGTACCATTATGATGTTAACAATGAGAATCTGAATCAAAATGGGTATGAATCAGTGAAGGAAAATAGCAATGCTGAAGGTTACTACGGTAACGGTGAAAAGTCCAAGTATGAGTTTGATTCCGTGGGAGAATATGAGAAGCAACAGGGATATCCAGGCACAGAAAAGTACTATAATCCTTGA
- the LOC113688210 gene encoding 26S proteasome non-ATPase regulatory subunit 2 homolog A isoform X2, producing MVKVGQAIAFAQEYAKRQSEDAPFDELMELVQQIVAFHMQHNAEPEAVDLLMEVEDLDLLVEHTDKTNFKRTCLYLNSSAKYLPGPDDTLVLDIAYMIYMKFEEFPRALQIALYLDNMQYVKQIFMTCHDLLQKKQFCYILARHGITFELDEEMCADDEEREGLQEIINNSKLSEGYLTLARDIEVMEPKSPEDIYKAHLLDGRASAGASMDSARQNLAATFVNAFVNAGFGQDKLMTVPSEASSGSSSTNWLYKNKEHGKTSAAASLGMILLWDVDSGLAQIDKYFHSTDTPVIAGALLGVGIVNCGVKNDCDPALALLAEYVDREDPATRIGAIMGLGLAYAGAQSEQIRSKLIPILNDAKASLDVIAFTAISLGLVYVGSCNEDIAQAIIFALMDRSESELGEPLTRLLPLGLGLLYLGKQESVEATAEVSKTFNEKIRKHCDMTLLSCAYAGTGNVLKVQHFLGQCAQHLEKGETFQGPAVLGIAMVAMAEELGLEMAIRSLEHLLQYGEQNIRKAVPLALGLLCISNPKVNVMDTLSRLSHDSDTEVAMAAIVSLGLIGAGTNNARIAGMLRNLSSYYYKEPSLLFCVRIAQGLVHLGKGLLTLSPYHSERFLLSPTALAGLVTLLHACLDMKAVILGKYHYILYFLVLAMQPRMLMTVDENLKALPVPVRVGQAVDVVGQAGRPKTITGFQTHTTPVLLSAGDRAELATEKYIPLSPILEGFVILKENPEYRDDQ from the exons ATGGTAAAAGTAGGGCAAGCAATAGCATTTGCACAGGAATATGCCAAACGGCAG AGTGAGGATGCCCCATTTGATGAGTTAATGGAGCTTGTTCAGCAGATTGTGGCTTTTCATATGCAG CACAATGCTGAACCTGAGGCTGTGGATCTCTTGATGGAG GTTGAAGACCTTGATCTCTTGGTTGAGCATACGGACAaaacaaattttaaaagaacCTGCTTGTACCTCAATAGTTCAGCTAA ATACCTTCCTGGACCGGATGACACCTTAGTTTTGGATATCGCCTACATGatttatatgaaatttgaaGAATTTCCTCGAGCACTTCAGATAGCTTTGTATCTAGATAACATGCAG TATGTCAAGCAGATCTTTATGACTTGCCATGACCTTCTGCAGAAAAAGCAATTTTGCTACATTCTTGCTCGCCAT GGCATAACTTTTGAGCTTGATGAAGAGATGTGTGCAGACGATGAAGAGAGGGAGGGACTACAAGAAATTATCAATAACTCTAAGTTAAGTGAAGGCTATCTTACACTTGCTCGTGATATAGAGGTCATGGAGCCAAAATCTCCTGAAGACATTTACAAGGCTCATTTACTTGATGGTCGGGCCAGTGCTGGGGCAAGCATGGATTCAGCAAGACAGAATCTTGCTGCAACATTTGTAAATGCATTCGTCAATGCTGGCTTTGGTCAG GATAAGTTGATGACCGTACCATCTGAAGCTTCAAGTGGTAGCTCTTCCACAAACTGGCTTTACAAAAATAAGGAACATGGAAAGACTAGCGCTGCAGCAAGTCTG GGTATGATCCTTCTTTGGGACGTTGATTCTGGATTGGCTCAAATTGACAAGTACTTCCATAGCACCGACACACCAGTCATCGCGGGTGCATTGTTAGGAGTTGGCATTGTAAATTGTGGTGTCAAGAATGACTGCGATCCT GCTTTGGCACTTCTAGCTGAATATGTTGACAGAGAGGATCCTGCTACTAGAATTGGTGCTATAATGGGCCTAGGACTTGCATATGCAGGTGCTCAAAGCGAGCAG ATCCGGAGTAAACTAATTCCTATACTGAATGATGCAAAGGCATCCCTTGATGTGATTGCATTTACTGCAATCTCATTGGGCTTGGTATATGTGGGCTCTTGTAATGAAGATATTGCCCAGGCAATTATATTTGCGTTGATGGACCGAAGCGAATCAGAATTAGGTGAACCACTCACACGCCTATTGCCTCTTGGGCTTGGGCTCCTCTACCTTGGGAAACAG GAAAGTGTGGAGGCTACAGCTGAGGTTTCAAAGACCTTTAATGAAAAAATCCGGAAGCATTGTGACATGACACTGCTTTCTTGTGCTTATGCTGGAACTGGGAATGTCCTAAAG GTCCAACACTTCCTCGGTCAATGTGCTCAACATCTTGAGAAGGGTGAGACCTTCCAGGGTCCCGCTGTACTTGGAATAGCTATGGTAGCAATGGCTGAAGAGCTGGGCCTTGAAATGGCAATCCGGTCCTTAGAGCATCTTTTACAGTATGGTGAGCAGAATATTAGAAAGGCAGTTCCTCTAGCTTTGGGTCTTCTATGTATATCAAATCCAAAG GTCAATGTCATGGACACTTTAAGCAGACTCAGTCATGATTCTGACACTGAAGTTGCTATG GCTGCTATCGTTTCTCTGGGTTTGATAGGTGCAGGAACCAACAATGCTAGAATAGCTGGCATGCTTCGCAATTTGTCAAGCTACTACTATAAAGAACCGAGTCTTCTCTTCTGT GTGAGGATTGCTCAAGGTCTTGTCCACTTAGGAAAGGGGTTGTTGACACTCTCCCCATATCACTCGGAACGGTTCTTGTTGTCTCC TACTGCGCTGGCTGGACTAGTGACTTTATTACATGCATGTCTTGATATGAAAGCTGTCATCCTCGGAAAATACCACTACATTCTATACTTCCTTGTTTTAGCCATGCAG CCAAGGATGTTGATGACGGTTGATGAAAATCTGAAGGCTTTGCCTGTACCTGTCCGAGTGGGTCAAGCAGTAGATGTTGTTGGCCAAGCAGGCAGGCCTAAGACCATAACAGGTTTCCAGACGCACACAACCCCCGTCCTCCTCTCTGCTGGGGATAGAGCAGAGCTTGCAACTGAAAA ATACATTCCGCTGTCACCCATTCTCGAGGGTTTTGTCATCTTAAAAGAGAATCCGGAGTATAGAGATGATCAGTAG
- the LOC113688210 gene encoding 26S proteasome non-ATPase regulatory subunit 2 homolog A isoform X1 — protein MAPAQDPNSTGGSSAGATKDEASLKVPSKDLKKKDDKKDEDLSEEDLALKLQLELYVERVQDSDPGLQKVALESMRQEIRNATSSMTSVPKPLKFLRPHYGTLKAYYESMVDSDLKKLLADILSVLALTMSAEGERESLKYRLLGSDGDIGSWGHEYVRNLAGEIAQEYAKRQSEDAPFDELMELVQQIVAFHMQHNAEPEAVDLLMEVEDLDLLVEHTDKTNFKRTCLYLNSSAKYLPGPDDTLVLDIAYMIYMKFEEFPRALQIALYLDNMQYVKQIFMTCHDLLQKKQFCYILARHGITFELDEEMCADDEEREGLQEIINNSKLSEGYLTLARDIEVMEPKSPEDIYKAHLLDGRASAGASMDSARQNLAATFVNAFVNAGFGQDKLMTVPSEASSGSSSTNWLYKNKEHGKTSAAASLGMILLWDVDSGLAQIDKYFHSTDTPVIAGALLGVGIVNCGVKNDCDPALALLAEYVDREDPATRIGAIMGLGLAYAGAQSEQIRSKLIPILNDAKASLDVIAFTAISLGLVYVGSCNEDIAQAIIFALMDRSESELGEPLTRLLPLGLGLLYLGKQESVEATAEVSKTFNEKIRKHCDMTLLSCAYAGTGNVLKVQHFLGQCAQHLEKGETFQGPAVLGIAMVAMAEELGLEMAIRSLEHLLQYGEQNIRKAVPLALGLLCISNPKVNVMDTLSRLSHDSDTEVAMAAIVSLGLIGAGTNNARIAGMLRNLSSYYYKEPSLLFCVRIAQGLVHLGKGLLTLSPYHSERFLLSPTALAGLVTLLHACLDMKAVILGKYHYILYFLVLAMQPRMLMTVDENLKALPVPVRVGQAVDVVGQAGRPKTITGFQTHTTPVLLSAGDRAELATEKYIPLSPILEGFVILKENPEYRDDQ, from the exons ATGGCTCCGGCTCAAGATCCGAATAGTACCGGCGGCAGCAGCGCCGGCGCCACTAAGGATGAAGCGTCACTCAAGGTTCCTTCAAAAGACTTGAAGAAGAAGGATGACAAGAAAGACGAAGATCTT TCCGAGGAAGATTTGGCACTGAAGCTGCAGCTAGAGTTGTATGTGGAGAGGGTACAGGATTCAGACCCGGGGTTGCAGAAAGTTGCCCTCGAGAGCATGAG GCAAGAAATTCGGAATGCAACAAGCTCTATGACATCAGTCCCAAAGCCACTAAAGTTCTTGCGTCCTCATTATGGAACATTAAAAGCATATTATGAAAGCATGGTGGATTCAGATTTGAAG AAACTTTTAGCAGATATCCTTTCTGTTTTAGCCTTGACAATGTCTGCTGAAGGAGAAAGG GAGAGCCTGAAGTATAGACTGTTGGGTTCCGATGGTGATATTGGTTCATGGGGACATGAGTATGTTAG GAATCTGGCTGGAGAAATTGCACAGGAATATGCCAAACGGCAG AGTGAGGATGCCCCATTTGATGAGTTAATGGAGCTTGTTCAGCAGATTGTGGCTTTTCATATGCAG CACAATGCTGAACCTGAGGCTGTGGATCTCTTGATGGAG GTTGAAGACCTTGATCTCTTGGTTGAGCATACGGACAaaacaaattttaaaagaacCTGCTTGTACCTCAATAGTTCAGCTAA ATACCTTCCTGGACCGGATGACACCTTAGTTTTGGATATCGCCTACATGatttatatgaaatttgaaGAATTTCCTCGAGCACTTCAGATAGCTTTGTATCTAGATAACATGCAG TATGTCAAGCAGATCTTTATGACTTGCCATGACCTTCTGCAGAAAAAGCAATTTTGCTACATTCTTGCTCGCCAT GGCATAACTTTTGAGCTTGATGAAGAGATGTGTGCAGACGATGAAGAGAGGGAGGGACTACAAGAAATTATCAATAACTCTAAGTTAAGTGAAGGCTATCTTACACTTGCTCGTGATATAGAGGTCATGGAGCCAAAATCTCCTGAAGACATTTACAAGGCTCATTTACTTGATGGTCGGGCCAGTGCTGGGGCAAGCATGGATTCAGCAAGACAGAATCTTGCTGCAACATTTGTAAATGCATTCGTCAATGCTGGCTTTGGTCAG GATAAGTTGATGACCGTACCATCTGAAGCTTCAAGTGGTAGCTCTTCCACAAACTGGCTTTACAAAAATAAGGAACATGGAAAGACTAGCGCTGCAGCAAGTCTG GGTATGATCCTTCTTTGGGACGTTGATTCTGGATTGGCTCAAATTGACAAGTACTTCCATAGCACCGACACACCAGTCATCGCGGGTGCATTGTTAGGAGTTGGCATTGTAAATTGTGGTGTCAAGAATGACTGCGATCCT GCTTTGGCACTTCTAGCTGAATATGTTGACAGAGAGGATCCTGCTACTAGAATTGGTGCTATAATGGGCCTAGGACTTGCATATGCAGGTGCTCAAAGCGAGCAG ATCCGGAGTAAACTAATTCCTATACTGAATGATGCAAAGGCATCCCTTGATGTGATTGCATTTACTGCAATCTCATTGGGCTTGGTATATGTGGGCTCTTGTAATGAAGATATTGCCCAGGCAATTATATTTGCGTTGATGGACCGAAGCGAATCAGAATTAGGTGAACCACTCACACGCCTATTGCCTCTTGGGCTTGGGCTCCTCTACCTTGGGAAACAG GAAAGTGTGGAGGCTACAGCTGAGGTTTCAAAGACCTTTAATGAAAAAATCCGGAAGCATTGTGACATGACACTGCTTTCTTGTGCTTATGCTGGAACTGGGAATGTCCTAAAG GTCCAACACTTCCTCGGTCAATGTGCTCAACATCTTGAGAAGGGTGAGACCTTCCAGGGTCCCGCTGTACTTGGAATAGCTATGGTAGCAATGGCTGAAGAGCTGGGCCTTGAAATGGCAATCCGGTCCTTAGAGCATCTTTTACAGTATGGTGAGCAGAATATTAGAAAGGCAGTTCCTCTAGCTTTGGGTCTTCTATGTATATCAAATCCAAAG GTCAATGTCATGGACACTTTAAGCAGACTCAGTCATGATTCTGACACTGAAGTTGCTATG GCTGCTATCGTTTCTCTGGGTTTGATAGGTGCAGGAACCAACAATGCTAGAATAGCTGGCATGCTTCGCAATTTGTCAAGCTACTACTATAAAGAACCGAGTCTTCTCTTCTGT GTGAGGATTGCTCAAGGTCTTGTCCACTTAGGAAAGGGGTTGTTGACACTCTCCCCATATCACTCGGAACGGTTCTTGTTGTCTCC TACTGCGCTGGCTGGACTAGTGACTTTATTACATGCATGTCTTGATATGAAAGCTGTCATCCTCGGAAAATACCACTACATTCTATACTTCCTTGTTTTAGCCATGCAG CCAAGGATGTTGATGACGGTTGATGAAAATCTGAAGGCTTTGCCTGTACCTGTCCGAGTGGGTCAAGCAGTAGATGTTGTTGGCCAAGCAGGCAGGCCTAAGACCATAACAGGTTTCCAGACGCACACAACCCCCGTCCTCCTCTCTGCTGGGGATAGAGCAGAGCTTGCAACTGAAAA ATACATTCCGCTGTCACCCATTCTCGAGGGTTTTGTCATCTTAAAAGAGAATCCGGAGTATAGAGATGATCAGTAG
- the LOC113743683 gene encoding uncharacterized protein yields MAPLAKNVSILFLVLLLSSVHAEARVSKHVPIMEAPVQAPSISPAPAPIESTDYPYGLYGGVSTVSPTKKTMTATTATTLGNEEDEILVEEIDSERLAKNNARNQYSNGYPNNYNNNGYSNNYNNNGYSNNYNNNGYLNSVYNNNNGYSNSYRNEKQGMSDTGFLDNGKYYYGVNNENLNQNGYESVKENSNAEGYYGNGEKSKYEFDSMEEYEKQQGYNPGTEKYYNP; encoded by the coding sequence ATGGCTCCCCTGGCTAAAAATGTCTCCATTCTCTTTCTTGTTCTCCTTCTTTCCTCTGTTCATGCTGAGGCTAGAGTAAGCAAGCATGTCCCTATAATGGAAGCACCAGTACAAGCACCATCAATTTCTCCAGCACCAGCACCAATTGAGAGTACTGACTATCCCTATGGCCTTTATGGCGGTGTTTCTACTGTTTCGCCTACAAAAAAGACCATGACCGCAACCACGGCCACCACCCTTGGCAATGAGGAAGATGAAATTCTGGTTGAGGAAATCGACAGTGAAAGGCTTGCAAAAAACAATGCCAGGAATCAATACTCCAATGGTTACCCCAACAATTACAACAACAATGGCTACTCCAACAACTACAACAATAATGGATACTCCAACAATTACAACAACAATGGCTATTTGAATTCAGTCTACAATAACAACAATGGATATAGCAATAGCTACAGGAATGAGAAACAAGGAATGAGTGACACAGGGTTCTTGGATAATGGTAAGTACTATTATGGTGTTAACAATGAGAATCTGAATCAAAATGGGTATGAATCAGTGAAGGAAAATAGCAATGCTGAAGGTTACTACGGTAACGGTGAAAAGTCCAAGTATGAGTTTGATTCCATGGAAGAATATGAGAAGCAACAGGGATATAATCCAGGCACAGAAAAGTACTATAATCCTTGA